In a single window of the Rattus norvegicus strain BN/NHsdMcwi chromosome 6, GRCr8, whole genome shotgun sequence genome:
- the Rpl10l1 gene encoding 60S ribosomal protein L10-like, which yields MGRRPARCYRYCKNKPYPKSRFCRGVPDAKIRIFDLGRKKAKVDEFPLCGHMVSDEYEQLSSEALEAARICANKYMVKSCGKDGFHIRVRLHPFHVIRINKMLSCAGADRLQTGMRGAFGKPQGTVARVHIGQVIMSIRTKLQNKEHVIEALRRAKFKFPGRQKIHISKKWGFTKFNADEFEDKVAAKRLIPDGCGVKYIPERGPLDKWRALHS from the coding sequence ATGGGTCGTCGTCCTGCCCGCTGTTACCGGTACTGTAAGAACAAGCCGTACCCAAAGTCCCGCTTCTGCCGAGGGGTCCCCGATGCGAAGATCCGCATCTTTGACCTGGGTCGGAAGAAAGCGAAGGTGGACGAGTTTCCACTCTGTGGCCACATGGTGTCCGACGAGTATGAGCAGCTCTCTTCTGAGGCCCTGGAGGCCGCACGCATCTGCGCCAACAAGTACATGGTGAAGAGCTGTGGCAAGGACGGCTTCCACATCCGAGTGCGGCTGCACCCGTTCCACGTCATCCGCATCAACAAGATGTTGTCCTGCGCGGGCGCTGACAGGCTCCAGACCGGTATGCGAGGTGCCTTCGGGAAACCACAAGGTACGGTGGCGAGAGTCCACATCGGCCAGGTCATCATGTCCATCCGCACCAAGCTGCAGAACAAGGAGCACGTGATCGAAGCCCTACGCAGAGCCAAGTTCAAGTTCCCCGGCCGCCAGAAGATCCACATCTCCAAGAAGTGGGGATTCACCAAGTTCAACGCAGATGAATTTGAAGACAAGGTGGCGGCGAAGCGACTCATCCCCGATGGCTGTGGAGTCAAGTACATCCCTGAACGTGGCCCTCTGGACAAGTGGCGAGCCCTGCATTCCTGA